CGACCGGTAGTCGGGATTGGCGATCAGATTCTTTGTTTCGCCTGGATCGCTGGCCAGGTCATACAATTCGTCGACGTCCCACAGTCCGTAATAGGTGATGTATTTGAAACGATCACCGCGAAGCGCAAATTGCGTGGGCGACTGCGGAAAGTTCTTTTCCCAATAGTAGACGTAGAGAAAATAGTCTCGCCAATCCAAGTCGGGATTGTTGGGGAGTTCGAGAAAACTCTTGCCGTCCATGTAGTCGGGCGTTTCCAAGCCCGCAGCATGCAAGATCGTGGGCCCGATATCGATGTTTCCAATCACCGATTCGACCACCGTCCCTCCTTCGTAGAGTTCAGGGCAATGCATCATCATCGGCACGCGAATCGACGCTTCGTACGAAACCCGTTTGTCGATCAAGCCATGTTCGCCCCACATAAAACCATTGTCGCCCATATAGATGACCAGCGTCGAGTCGTGGATTCCCATCTTTTTAAGCTGATCAAGCACACGGCCGACACTGTCGTCCACCGCCAACAGCGATTCACAATATCGGCGGTAGAGGTAATCGAGTCCATTGTCGCTGTGGTAGGAAAAATCGATGCCGTGCCAGCTGTTGCGTTGGTCGCGAACCCAACGAGGTGCGTTGTTTTCGGCGGAGATTTCTTTGCCACGCGGAAGAAAGCTAAGGTCGGCATTGGCGTAGCGGTCGGCATGTCGCTTGGCAGGCGTGAAATTCGAATGCACCGCCTTATGCGACAGATACAAACAAAACGGTTCATCCGAGTCCTTCTGCGATTCAAGCCACTCGATCGCGTAGTCGGTCAATTCATCGGTGATGTAACCTTTCTGCTTGACTCGTTTACCATTGACGTTCAGCGTGTAATTCGGCCCCGGTGGCAAGTAATTGCCTTGGCCACGGAAGCTGATCCAGTGGTCAAATCCAGGGCGTGGGTCGTCATGCTCGCCGCCCATATGCCATTTGCCGATGAACCCAGTGCGGTAGCCAGCCTTTTGCAGGTACTGAGGAAAAAAAATCGTTCCCTCAGGCACCGCACGATTGTTGTCAATCACGCGATGCTTGTGGGTGTACAGCCCTGTCAAAATCGACGCCCGGCTGGGTGAACAAAGGGATGTTGTGACAAACGCATTCTTCAAATGGACTCCGCCCGAGGCGAGCGAATCGAGGTGCGGCGTTTCGAGAAACGGATGCCCCATGAACCCCATCGCGTCATAGCGATGGTCGTCTGTCAAAATGAAAACGACGTTTCGAGGTTGCACGCCGTCAATCTTGCCCACCTCAGGCAGATCAGCCGAGGATGGTTTCGCGGCAGTTTCCGCGGCCGATTGGGCAACAGCACCACCACAGGCAAAGCAAACGAAAAGAGTTCCAGCAATCAAACGCCATTTCATGAAGTCGTCTCCAAAGCAGATCAGCAAAGATGAAGGGGGGAGGGGAGTGTGAGGAAGCCAGGACGAGGAAGCCGTCCTAACTTGGCCAAAAATGCCAGCCAGGCGAGCAATCTCATGGTCAGCAGTGGGCAACGCCAAGGGACCAATGATAACTGGCCCGATTGAGGCCGTGGGAATTTGATTCCGCTGTTCCTTGGCCTACTCGCATGGGGCTACCAGCATTCCGTGGGCTGCTAGCATTCCGCGGGCTGTTAAATTTTGCGGATTATAAGGATTTATTGGACTGAGTCGAATGGGATGGCCGAATTGACAACTATCCACTCGGCAAGACGACGAAGGTCTAAATCCAATGAAACCGACACAACAGCTCTCACTCCTGACTCTCTCCATCGCCCTCCTTTGGTTCACCGGGTGTTGCGGTCCCACGTGCGGCGGAGCCAATGGACCGCTGATGTTCGGCGGCGGAGGCTGCGGTACGCCCGGATGCGGCGAATGTGATGGCTGTGGCGAACTGTACGTCGATCCTTGGATCAACCATCCCGCCGACGCTTGCGATCCCTGCGACAAGTGCGGGAATCACAACGGCCAATCCTGTGGCAAATGCCGCTCGGTCTTCTCAGGAATTGAAAGCCTGTGGGGATATCGATGTGGGGTCGAATCAGGCTGTGATGGCGGTTGCCATGGTGGCTGTGACGGCGGTTGCGATTCAGGTTGCGAGGTCGGCTGCGGTTGCGAATCCTGCGTTTCGGAATCTTACCCGAGCGAATTTCACGTTGGCGAAGAATACATCTCAGGCGAATCGCACTACCCCGGCGAAACCATCGTCGAATCCGAAGAGCCCGCGTACAAACCGGAACGCACTCGAAAGATCTTTCGCTCGAAACCTAGCGTTGCTCGCGGCGTCCCAACTCCGGCGATACGCTAATCTCCGAACGCACCGATTTGCTCGGTGATCACACGGCGAAACCTGACAACCAAAAGCGGCTGCCCTCTGGCGAGGGTTGGCCGCTTTTTTTTGTGAAGATGATTACCGAGGCGATGCTAGTAATCGAACCAGCTACCGATGCCGATTTGCTCTTCGCGTTGATGAAAGAACTCGAACTGCGTGGTGTAGCCGTTTAGATATTGCAGTCCAAAACGAATTCGGCGTTGTGACGCCATACCCTGCCACTGCCAACCGGTTTGCAGCGTCATCGTGGGCGAAAAATCGACTGCTTCACGAACGTCGACGTTGATGGCGTTAAATGGCCCGCCACGCTTAGGCTGTAGCGGAACCGGTACGTGCTCGGCACCGAATTGAATTTGGATTGGCTTGGCGCCGCCGGACGCCTTTACCGCATAGGCAAACTCGCCGTACACCCGCAGCGGATCAGATGCTTGGTAACTAACGCCCGCGATCAGCGATTCCGTCACATAGTTGATTCGCTGAAACAACGGAAAACGTTCCATGTATTCGTCGCCCACGTGCGACGAGATGTGAAAGTAGCCGAGTTTCGCGGACCATGGTCCATCCGCGTACGTGATCAGCGTTCCGAAACGAAAGTCCATCGATTCGACGTCTTCTGAATTTTCGACATCCAACCGAACCATCACGGCTCCTTCGAGATCCCACTGCCAACCTTCCGCTGCGACCGCCCCCGGCGTTCCATAGCGCAACAATCCGACACGTCCGCCGAGCGTCGCGTCCCACAAGATCCCGCTCTCGGTATCGCTAAACAGGACAGTCGAAATACGCGGCTCGTGAGGCCCGGCAAGGTACGATTTATAGAGCAGCCCGTCCGGCAAAATCACCCAATCATGTTGCGGTTGCGATCGATTTGCATTCGATGAATGCACCGACGGCAACCACTCTTCATGTACGGTGTCCTGTTCGAACGTATGGACCTGACCATGCAAACGGGCATGTTCTGACGATGGGGAAGACTCCGTAATCATCCCGTCGGTGAATCCCCATCCTGTCGTTTCGTCGGTGCGATTCCTCGGACGTGTCGCATCGCCGAGCGACGGATCGAACCAACTAGGGCTCGCGTCGCCGCCATCGGCACGCACCGTTCCGCTAGCATCCGTCAATGGAACCGCAGCTTCGCCCGGCGGTTTGCTCCAAGGCAATTCGATCGGTGTTTGCTTTTGCCCATGGCTAGCTAATCGCAGCCACGATGCATCGACTTCGCTGCCACGTGTCGATTCAGGCGTCATCCCCCACAACAACATTGCGAAAAGGATCGCCCGCTTCGTGGATCGAGAAGGCTGAGAACAGAAACGACTAAGAGAACGAATCAAGTGCCACCGGCAGCTCGGAGGTAGATGAAACGCCTCACCTTGAAAGCGTTTAAGACGTTCAGAAATGCACCCGGAAACAAAATCATTCCCAGGGATCCCAAACAGCCTACTCGACTTGTTTCGTCATTTCCAAGAGATCCACTTCGTCTTTTACGCTGAAAATTTCCAGCATTGACACTCAAACGCTAGCAATCAAATGCAAGCAACTGATTGCATCTTGTCGTAGGATTGACGGCAGCGGGCTGAACTCTCGGCGGCTTCGTTGGGATAGGAAGCCGCGACAACAAGTTTCTGTTTGGGTTCGTCTTGTCCAATTCGATGCAGATCGATAGGCTGAAGTTTCGCGCCGCTGAAAAGGATTTTTCAAGCGTTTTCGGCCAGGGAGGGGAATTTTCGTGCTTCGTCGACGATCCATTCGTACAAAACTTTTTGCCGCTCTCGGGCTACTTTCAACAATCATGTTGATCCTTGCCTTTAGCGGTTTCTGGGGGCTTAACCGCTACCAGCAACTCGCCAACGCGATCAGCCGGCGGGCGACGGAGATCCCTTACGCCAATGATATCAATCGTTTGGCGGAAACGCTGCGGGATCGCAATAGCCGGCTCAAGGATTTGCAGCACAACGGGGGCATGATCGATGCCGCGTTGCTAGAAAACCCGCTCGTTGAGATTGAGCGGTCTCGCTACAAGCAAGTGTTGCTCGAACTTGATTTGCGGCTCCAGCTTTACGAGGACGTCCTGAACTCGATTGATGCCGAATCGAACTTGCTGATCGATGCGGCGCGGCAACGACGAAGTCTGGCGGAGATTCGAAAATCCGTCGATGACCTTGATCGTTTTCATCGTCGACCGGTCACGATTGACTACTCGCTGAAAAGCGAATTGTCCGAGCGGTTGGATTCGCTGGTCGAACAGACCCACGAACATCTGTCGCTAATCCACGGCGGGATGGCGGCGTTTAGCCATGATGTCCGCGGTCAATACCGCACGTGGTTTGCGGTCGCATGCCTGTGCACGATCGTATCGATGAGCTTGGTGGCGCTGCTGGTTTGGGGGTTCCACTCGTTGGTCGTCAAACCGTTTCGCACGCTGATCGTCGGGTCGCGGCTGGTTGCCGGCGGCCAATTGAATCACCGCATCGACTTGGGGACCGGCGACGAGCTTAGCGAGCTGGCCGCAGCGATGAACGAAATGACCGATCGTTTTCAGAAAGCGTACAAGAAAGTCAATTCGCTATGCACCGACTTGGACCGGCAAGTCCGCGAACGAACGCGTGAAGTGATCCAGAACGAGCAACTCGCCAGCGTTGGTTTTTTAGCGGCAGGCGTGGCTCACGAGATCAACAATCCATTGGCGACCATTGCTTGGAGCGCTGAATCGCTCGAATCCCGACTCGAGGAAGCGATTTGTTTGACCGGCACTGAGAACAAATTTGATGATGACTTTTTGACCATCGTACGTACCAATTTGCGGCGTATCGAAGACGAAGCCTTCCGCTGCAAAGGGATCACCGAACGGCTGCTCGATTTCAGTCGTTTGAATGAAGTGCGACGCGCATCGACCGACTTGAAAGAGCTGGTCGAAGAAGTCGTCTCGATGGTTAGCAAGGTGGGTAAGTATCGCTGCAAGACGTTGCGCACCCATATCGCCGAGTCGGCCTATGCTCATGTCAATCCGCAAGAAATCCGGCAAGTCGTGCTGAACTTGGTCACCAACGCGCTCGAAAGCGTTGATACCGACGGCGCGGTTGACATTTACGTTTCCGGCGACGACAACACGACCACAGTCGTTGTTCAAGACAACGGTTGCGGAATGAGCCCCGATGTGCTGAAGCATTTGTTCGAACCCTTCTTCACTCGCCGCCGCGATGGCACCGGCACGGGACTCGGTTTGAGCATCACCTATCGCATCGTATCTCAGCACGGCGGTTCCTTGACCGCACACAGCGATGGCGAAGGGCGAGGATCACGAATGGAAGTGTCCTTGCCTGCCCGCGCCGTACACGAAGACAATCCTACAAAAAGTCGCGATACAATTGGATGGAATCATGAGTCAGTCAAAGCAGCCTAAACGCAATGCAATGCATATCCTGTTCGCCGACGACGAAAAGAACTTGCAAGAGTTGATGCGTAGTGAACTTCCTCGCATGGGTTACACCGTGACCGTGTGCCCGGACGGTTTGACGGCCGTCGCCGCACTCGAGAAAGAACCGTTTGATTGCTTGCTAGTCGATCTAGACATGCCGGGAATGAATGGCATCGATGTGATCGGCAAAGCACGCGAGCTGCGTCCTGAAATCGAAGCGGTTGTCATGACCGGCAAACCGAGCCAGGAGACTGCGATCGCGGCGCTGCGTCACCAAGCCTTCGATTACCTGACGAAACCCTGTCGTTTGGCGGACATCGCGGGGCTGCTTGGACGGGTCGCCGAGCGTCGTCAAACCAAACGCCAACTTGCAGCGCTCCAGCACCGGCTAAAGCGAGCCGAGGGTGATTGCAAAATGGTCGGCAACGGCGCTGCGATGGAGGCCGTACGCAACTTGATCGCGAAGGTTGCGCCTACCGAAAGCAGCGTGTTGATTCGAGGCGAAACCGGATGCGGCAAAGAATTGGTCGCACGCGCGATCCACGATTCAAGCTTGCGTGCCGAGCAACCGATGGTCGCGATCAACTGCGGAGCACTGCCGGAAAATTTGATCGAAAGCGAACTGTTCGGGCACTGCAAAGGCGCGTTCACCGGCGCTGATGCTGCTCGCACCGGATTGTTCGAAGTTGCCGATGGCGGCACGATCTTTCTGGACGAAATTGGCGAGTTGCCATTGGCGATGCAGGCCAAATTGCTGCGTGTCCTCGAAACCGGTGACATTCGCCGACTTGGTGACAACCAAACGGTCAATGTCAACGTTCGTGTCGTCTGCGCAACTCACCGAGATCTCGAAAAGATGGTTGAAGATGGCACGTTTCGCGAAGACTTGATGTTCCGAATCAACACCTTCGAAATCCATGTCCCCGCGCTGCGAGAGCGAACCGAAGATATCCTTCCGTTGGCATCGCATCTACTGTGCCGACACCGTACCGATGGCAGCAGTGAACATCTCTTTACACCCGAAGCGATCGCGGAACTCAAGTCGCATCAGTGGCCGGGTAATGTTCGCGAACTTGCGAACGTGATCGAACATGCCGCGATTTTGTGTGATTCACTACCAATTGGAACCGAACACCTGCCGCGTCATTTCGGCCGCCGTCAACTGCGCAAAGAGTTGCGTGATTCGGAACCGATGACACTGCGTGACATGGAAATGCTCGCGATCGAACGAGCGCTCGCCCGGCACGATGGCAATAAACCAGCGGTCGCCGAAGAATTGGGCGTCAGTCTGAAAACGCTTTACAACAAGATCAATTCGGCCGAAGAGAAAAAGCTGGCCAGTTGACCAAGACGTTGCATCACGAGACAGGAAGATGCAGCAAGTGGAATGACCGCCGCGAATAGGATTACGGTGAACAGGATTGCCGCGTCACGCAAGCGCGGTCCTGAATCGCTGGCGGCTAACTTCGCTGGCGGCTAATTGCGTCATCGATCCACCTGATTGATGATCGATATGATTAGCGATCTAGATCCCCGTGCGCACCAATCCCACGGCGACTCCGACCACGGTCGCCGTTTTGACGTAGCGAGGCGGTATCGCTGCGTTGGCTGATTGCAATCGAATGCGATCCGCTTCGGGGTGCCAATAGGCCAACGCGCAATCGCCGTCGGGTGTCTGAGCGACGACCATTTGTCCGGGAAAAGCGTGGTCTTGTCGCTGCACGATCACGTAGTCACCGTCGACGATCTTGGCGTCGATCATCGAGTCGCCGCTGACTTGCAGCACGAAACGATTGTCGCCAAACAGCATCTCGCTAAAGTCAACTCGTTCATTTTGCTCGGCTGACAACGAGGAAGGAGCCCCGGCGACAACCCCGCCCATCGATAGGCTGTTTGGGTTACGGTCGGCCGCCTGCGTCAACTCGATCGCTCGCGACTTATTCGGACTGCGGATGATCAAGCCTTTGCGCTCAA
The nucleotide sequence above comes from Novipirellula caenicola. Encoded proteins:
- a CDS encoding sulfatase, which translates into the protein MKWRLIAGTLFVCFACGGAVAQSAAETAAKPSSADLPEVGKIDGVQPRNVVFILTDDHRYDAMGFMGHPFLETPHLDSLASGGVHLKNAFVTTSLCSPSRASILTGLYTHKHRVIDNNRAVPEGTIFFPQYLQKAGYRTGFIGKWHMGGEHDDPRPGFDHWISFRGQGNYLPPGPNYTLNVNGKRVKQKGYITDELTDYAIEWLESQKDSDEPFCLYLSHKAVHSNFTPAKRHADRYANADLSFLPRGKEISAENNAPRWVRDQRNSWHGIDFSYHSDNGLDYLYRRYCESLLAVDDSVGRVLDQLKKMGIHDSTLVIYMGDNGFMWGEHGLIDKRVSYEASIRVPMMMHCPELYEGGTVVESVIGNIDIGPTILHAAGLETPDYMDGKSFLELPNNPDLDWRDYFLYVYYWEKNFPQSPTQFALRGDRFKYITYYGLWDVDELYDLASDPGETKNLIANPDYRSVVKEMENRLYEMLGDAGGMDIPMNQPRGGSQNKRWAERGGEEAADFPAAIVVEEPLNKGAR
- a CDS encoding DUF1207 domain-containing protein encodes the protein MTPESTRGSEVDASWLRLASHGQKQTPIELPWSKPPGEAAVPLTDASGTVRADGGDASPSWFDPSLGDATRPRNRTDETTGWGFTDGMITESSPSSEHARLHGQVHTFEQDTVHEEWLPSVHSSNANRSQPQHDWVILPDGLLYKSYLAGPHEPRISTVLFSDTESGILWDATLGGRVGLLRYGTPGAVAAEGWQWDLEGAVMVRLDVENSEDVESMDFRFGTLITYADGPWSAKLGYFHISSHVGDEYMERFPLFQRINYVTESLIAGVSYQASDPLRVYGEFAYAVKASGGAKPIQIQFGAEHVPVPLQPKRGGPFNAINVDVREAVDFSPTMTLQTGWQWQGMASQRRIRFGLQYLNGYTTQFEFFHQREEQIGIGSWFDY
- a CDS encoding sensor histidine kinase, with protein sequence MLRRRSIRTKLFAALGLLSTIMLILAFSGFWGLNRYQQLANAISRRATEIPYANDINRLAETLRDRNSRLKDLQHNGGMIDAALLENPLVEIERSRYKQVLLELDLRLQLYEDVLNSIDAESNLLIDAARQRRSLAEIRKSVDDLDRFHRRPVTIDYSLKSELSERLDSLVEQTHEHLSLIHGGMAAFSHDVRGQYRTWFAVACLCTIVSMSLVALLVWGFHSLVVKPFRTLIVGSRLVAGGQLNHRIDLGTGDELSELAAAMNEMTDRFQKAYKKVNSLCTDLDRQVRERTREVIQNEQLASVGFLAAGVAHEINNPLATIAWSAESLESRLEEAICLTGTENKFDDDFLTIVRTNLRRIEDEAFRCKGITERLLDFSRLNEVRRASTDLKELVEEVVSMVSKVGKYRCKTLRTHIAESAYAHVNPQEIRQVVLNLVTNALESVDTDGAVDIYVSGDDNTTTVVVQDNGCGMSPDVLKHLFEPFFTRRRDGTGTGLGLSITYRIVSQHGGSLTAHSDGEGRGSRMEVSLPARAVHEDNPTKSRDTIGWNHESVKAA
- a CDS encoding sigma-54 dependent transcriptional regulator is translated as MHILFADDEKNLQELMRSELPRMGYTVTVCPDGLTAVAALEKEPFDCLLVDLDMPGMNGIDVIGKARELRPEIEAVVMTGKPSQETAIAALRHQAFDYLTKPCRLADIAGLLGRVAERRQTKRQLAALQHRLKRAEGDCKMVGNGAAMEAVRNLIAKVAPTESSVLIRGETGCGKELVARAIHDSSLRAEQPMVAINCGALPENLIESELFGHCKGAFTGADAARTGLFEVADGGTIFLDEIGELPLAMQAKLLRVLETGDIRRLGDNQTVNVNVRVVCATHRDLEKMVEDGTFREDLMFRINTFEIHVPALRERTEDILPLASHLLCRHRTDGSSEHLFTPEAIAELKSHQWPGNVRELANVIEHAAILCDSLPIGTEHLPRHFGRRQLRKELRDSEPMTLRDMEMLAIERALARHDGNKPAVAEELGVSLKTLYNKINSAEEKKLAS
- the lexA gene encoding transcriptional repressor LexA, producing the protein MSAQLTDRQQNVYNMIRSLIVKRGYGPTVREIGEHFGIKSPNGVMCHLRALERKGLIIRSPNKSRAIELTQAADRNPNSLSMGGVVAGAPSSLSAEQNERVDFSEMLFGDNRFVLQVSGDSMIDAKIVDGDYVIVQRQDHAFPGQMVVAQTPDGDCALAYWHPEADRIRLQSANAAIPPRYVKTATVVGVAVGLVRTGI